In one Podarcis muralis chromosome 7, rPodMur119.hap1.1, whole genome shotgun sequence genomic region, the following are encoded:
- the LOC114603230 gene encoding ADP-ribosylation factor 6-like, whose product MGKMLSKIFGNKEMRILMLGLDAAGKTTILYKLKLGQPVTTIPTVGFNVETVTYKNVKFNVWDVGGQDKIRPLWRHYYTGTQGLIFVVDCADRDRIDEGRQELHRIINDREMRDAIILVFANKQDLPDAMKPHEIQEKLGLTRIRDRNWYVQPSCATSGEGLYEGLMWLTSNYKS is encoded by the coding sequence ATGGGAAAGATGCTATCAAAGATATTCGGCAACAAGGAGATGAGGATCCTTATGCTGGGCTTGGATGCCGCCGGCAAGACCACCATCCTCTACAAGCTGAAGCTGGGCCAGCCGGTGACCACCATCCCCACCGTGGGCTTCAACGTGGAGACGGTGACCTACAAGAACGTCAAGTTCAATGTCTGGGACGTCGGGGGGCAGGACAAGATCCGCCCTCTGTGGAGACACTATTACACCGGCACCCAGGGGCTGATCTTCGTGGTGGACTGCGCCGACCGCGACCGGATCGACGAAGGCCGGCAGGAGCTCCACCGCATCATCAACGACCGGGAGATGCGAGACGCCATCATCCTCGTCTTTGCCAACAAACAGGACCTCCCCGACGCCATGAAACCCCACGAGATCCAGGAGAAACTGGGCCTCACGCGCATTAGGGACAGAAATTGGTACGTCCAGCCGTCCTGCGCGACGTCGGGGGAAGGACTTTACGAAGGTTTAATGTGGCTTACTTCCAACTACAAATCATAA